Part of the Oncorhynchus tshawytscha isolate Ot180627B linkage group LG07, Otsh_v2.0, whole genome shotgun sequence genome, TCATCCTCCAGAACACAAGGGTCCAGGCCCAGCTTGGCGAAGCTGCCTTCCTTCAACGTCTTGATGACACCGTAAATCTCAGTGTAGTCTACGGTGGACAGCTGGGAGAAGTTCACGTGTGGCAGAATGAGGTCATGACTCAGCACGTTAGAGTTCAGGCAGCCAATGATCTTCTCTGCATTTCTGAAGGGACCACCGCGAATCATGTTAGTGCACAAGATGAAACGTACTGCAAAAGTCCTGACTCTGATCACAGAGAGGGCACGATAATAAATGTATGGTGTGAGCAAAGAGTGGTTTCATTCTGGATTAGACATCATACATTTCCTCCACTATCACTAGGGGAGAagagggtaagttgagccattttttacattcagcatcactccgtcaagggaaatatagttttctttctaacaaagatacctatatatattttagaaggTTGTGAATATTGTTTGTATGTGCCAATTCGTAGGTAAGTTCTGTGCATTTCAGGCTACTAAGCCCATGAATATGGTCTGTGAGATTCTTGATATGTTTagcaagctcagactccatgtcatcagataagaccttgtgtgcctctgctactctgtcacagCCTCTCTTTTGCACAGGTACAggtattgttttttgttgttgtcaatgtACCTCTTCAATGTCATTCAGTCAATTTTTTCATCCCTTGCCTCCTGCTCGAATGGACTTCTTCCTTTCTCTCACTTCATTGGCTGCTCTCTCAAGAAcctcaaggggggggggggcgatACCATTGCCCTTTATATGTCTGTATGCACAGGATATGATGATGTCTTCTCTGTAACAATAAAATGCACTTGAGTTCATACGCATGACACATTGCAAAAATACTATCAGTTTTATGCATAAAACTGACCAAATGTAATCATCGTTTGTATGGGGTatggtggccattggctcaacttaccccaaggcaaacattttgactatattaacCCACACAGCTACagggatgcactttcatgctaggtttaggaacTCATATGGTAGCTTATaaagaccccaactgatgtataaaacaatcttaaaaatatatactttgatttagatacaagcatcatgacaCAATAACTTATAACACAATACACTCATTTGACTTTGTGAAAACCAGTTTTCagttttttggacctaacttgccTACCACTTTTTCGATGTGGTTTCTTCATTCATACTCTATGAAATTATGACCTCGTCCTAAATATTTGGCCAcatgattcattttgtgtatggtttcctagaaacaagggtggctcaacttatCCCTTTGACTCAACTTACCCTACGTCCGATAGGGCAGTTGATTTGAACTCACACTATGACACACTTCACATTCATAAGGTTTGCCTTGAAGCCCAGCACGGCGAACACCACCAGAGTAGCCAGGATGGAGGTGAAAAGGTTTATAAAGGAGACGAGCATGGCGTCAAAGTGGCAGTTGTTGTCTATCTTGTTGTAGCTGGAGAAGGTGAGAAGGTGCAGCAGATAATATAATAGTACAATGCTTTAACAAAGACTGTACCCACGCTAGGGCAAACACTGAGCATACCAACAtgcagaaaacaaaaacataacaaTACTCTTTTGAGATTCAAGTGAAAAAGTGCATTCATATTCACCACATCCAATAGTCATTTCCTCCACATTAACTCTCATCGAAACAGTTCTTCAGTGTTAAGACATTTATATACTTCACAAGTTTTGCTCTATCTTTAGAATAATTGGATTATTATCGGGTGTAGAATCTTACAGACGTAAGAATATTTACAGACGTTTAAAGTGAGGGATTTTGACTCAAATAAAGCTTGACTAGAACTTCAAGCAAAGACTGGTTGTATATTAACCTACTGCATAGATATGCTTATCCATGTGTTCTTGTCTGGAGGGCCACGCCTCTCTACAAGCAGctgagagaggaacacatgggaACCAGAGTGCTGCACATGTAGCTCGTCAGAGTTCGACAATACACGTTCTCAAAACGAGGCTACATTAGGATCACACAAGGTTAACATACTGTACCCACCCCCTCGTCGCACTCCTTTTACACTCCCATAGTCATAGATAAGGTATACCAACTACAAAATAGAGAAACCTCAAATATACAATGAAATATACACAGGATGAAAAAGTACACCCGGTCACGTTTACAGATAAAATCTTAATTAGTATTAAACATTATGCGCACCAACATACACAGATAGGATATTATGCAATAATATAAATGTAGTAATTTAATCATCAACACCATGGCTTTGAACATTgtgataaaaatacaaataaagcaATCCTCTTCATAAAAGAAAGCTAGCTAAAATGGAACCATTTTGACTTCACAGCTATTTGTAATTCAAACGACGATAAGAGTGACAGGCCAAGTGGGCATTTTACTTTATGAAAGTGGGTCACGGTCACGGGGGGGGGGGCGACATTTCCTTCCTTCCCtgccatttcagattgtcaaatgtacttttttttttgtttgttatggcAAGAACGAATGGTAAAAGCTTTGCAATCTGTGTGATGAAACTGTGTAAATACTTGTGGGAAAAGGTCTTGGCAGATATTAAACTAGCACTGTGTGCTAGTCTCTATCTGGTTTTAATACTTCACTTCTGTAAGAGGGTTGAAATTGTCCAACGGAGAACTGTGCTCTTGGTTTAAATTAAGACACACTTACATACTAAGCATGAAGCACTGCCATTCTGCTCATGAGTATCAGTAAATAGAGATTTGAGGATCAACCATTGGAAGGTTTATATTCCTCAGTAAAATGGAGATTGCTTTACAGTCAGACTTCGATCAGATTTGGTCAAAGCTCCTTAATCATCACATCTGCTGTAATACATTCCAATTTGTGCCTATAAATACTACAGTCTTTCTTGTTCCGATGAATTATTTGTAAGAAGGTTAtgtcaatacatttttatatgctTGGTAGTAATTTATTGCAAAGATTTCTCATAATATGAGATCATCAAAAAGTTTTGTGCTCCTTTTGTACTCTTCATCTGTgctatttgtagtgactggacaAGTCCTCTTTCACCGTCTACATCAATAGCAGCACATTACACAGTGCGTTTCTTCCTGGATTTCTGCTCTGAAAGTGATTGTGATCTGTTCATTCTTCTCCATGGTGTATGTACAGGACGTAGTCAACAGGCAGACTCTTTGGTAGAGGTACTGAAGTTTCTAAGACACTAGCTACTGTATGCTTGGCCTGGAGTATCACACTATATAACTCCTACATGATGAACATGGAGAGTATTGGCTTGAAGTAGACAAGATACAGTAGGACACTGACACTAGATGAGACAGTGGTGCTTATGTGAAGAGCCTAGCATGAATGCTAGCAAATAGACAATGAAGACAGTGTCTTTACAGCAGCCTTGCACATAGTCTTTCAAAATATACAGATCCCTTTGGACTGTTGGCATTGTAACCAATGCCAATCAATATTCTTCCTGCCGCTAAACACTTTGCTGAAGCAGGTAGAGCATTGAAACGAAAGAAGGTGTGTCAAGAGCAGTCGTCTGCTCAAGTGCTTCAGTGGCACACTAAATTACAAAGAAACGTTCTACATAAAATCTAGGGAAAGCATAACTACACTCTATCATATGATATAgaggactgatatggaggactgcAAAGCTTAAAAGGATTCAAACCTGccacaaatatatacagtgcattcggaaaatattcagagcccttcactttttccacattttgttaccttacaccttcattctaaaatgtattgcatattttttttcttcatcaatctacacacaataccccataatgacaaagcaaaaacaggtttttagatattttggcaaatgtattaaaaataaaacagaaataccacatttacataagtattcagactctttactcagtactttgttgaagcacctttggcagcgattacagccttgagtcttcttgggtatgacgctacaagcttggcccacctgtatttgtggagtttctcctattcttctctgcagattctctcaaactctgtcaggttggatggggagcgtcgctgcacagctattttcaggtctctacagagatgttcgcttgggttcaagtctgggctctggctgggtcactcaaggacattcagagacttgtcccgaaaccactcttgcgttgtcttggctgtgagcttagggtcattgtcctgttggaaggtgaaccttcgccccagcctgaggtttcatcaaggatctctctgtactttgctcctttcatctttccctcgatcctgactagtctcccagtccctgccactgaaaaacattccacagcatgatgctcccaccatcttgcttcaccgtagagatggcgCCAGGCTTCCatcagacatgacgcttggaatttaggcttctgtctgaccactctaccataaaggcctgattgatggagaactttccaggacaaccatctccacagaggaactctggagctctgtcagagtgaccattgggtactTGGTCACTTCCCTGCCCAAGGCCCTTCCCttagattgctcagtttggccgggcggccagctctaggaagagtcttggtggttccaaacttcttcaatttaagaatgatggaggccactgtgttcttggggccttcaatgctgcatacattttttggtacccttccccagatctgtgcctcgacacaatcctgtctctgagctctacggacaattcctttgacttcatggcttggtatattctctgacatgtactgtcaactgtgggaccttatatagacaggtgtgtgcctttccaaatcatgtccaatcaattgaatttaccacaggtggactccaatccagttgtagaaacatctcaaggatgaccaatgaaaacaggatgcaccggagctcaattttgagtctcatagcaaagggtctgtttttaaatacatacaaatacatttgcagacatttataaaaaacagttttcgctttgtcattatggggtattgtgcatagAGTGATGAGGACAATaataagttacagccttattcaaaggctgtaacttaaaatgtggaaaaagtctgaattctttccgaatgcactgtatagataCTCACATTCAGTTTCACTTAATGCCAACGTAAATATGATTTTCTCTACATTCCCCTAAACTGTCTGCAataagcagagcagagcagagcataaTAAGAATAGTGCTGCCTGGCCTCTAGACCAGAACATACTGCGTGTCCAGCACTGAATACACTCCATTAGGGATAGATACACACCACTGTAATATCTCAGACACCTGACCATGTGGTTCCTTGTCAAAGCAGCCCCTGCTGCGGTAAACTCTAACATCTGGGTCtgttggagagggggagaggggtgtccTGTGACTAGGGTCACTCATAGCGTGAGGGTGGAGGTTGTTTTGGGCAGCGCTGCAGGTCCCTCTGGTGGTGAGACTCTGTAGGGTTAAATGTGAGTTGGCCTGTAGGAGGGTGATCGTTAGGGGTTTAGGGGCAGGCTAGGGGCAGGAACATGAAGAGGATAGACAGTGATCATGAGTCGGACTCAGGGACAGTGGGGGTGACGGGGGTGGTGGGGGTTATGGGGATGATGGTGTTCTGGTAGCCCGTCCGATAGCAGCTGTTGGCGGACGAGGAGTTGGAGTTCTCCAGGGGTTTGGTGCCTGGGGGGACTAGGTTGGCTTGGGACAGGGGCTTGGGCAAAGGTGTCTCTCTTGGGTTCTTGCCCAGGATGAAGTGCGTCTCGTCCACCTCCTCCAGGTTGGAGATGTCCTTCATCATGCTCTTGCGGTAGGAGACGGACAACTTGTTGGAGCCATCAGACATCAGGTTGAAGTGGCGGGCGATGAAGACGATGGGGAGAGGAAGCATGGCCATCACGATGAGGGAGAAGCACATGGCCAATGCCCAGGGAGGGTAGCTCTGGAAACGCTCCTGAGcctatagagagagaaacaagggaAATAAGGGGAAAAAGAAGTACTCCTGGTGCTGACTTCAAACTCTGTAACAAGGTTAGTACACAAAATGTCAAGTGTCTATATGAAACTTTTCACTGTTTTCCAACAGGTTGACTGACCAGTTCCTCCACCCATGCATTGTACCCTGGCGGGCTGATGGCCATCTCAATGACAGTAGCCATAATGAGAACGATGAGACAACAAGGGGAGACGTACTTCCACATGTAGAAATAGAAGGCATGGGGCCGGAAACCTAACATATCCTCCAGGTCCTGCATGAAaccttacacacacatacaggtgggTTTAAAATAGGTCCAGACAAATCCTTCAGTTTACAGTATTCACATGTTCCTTGACtctttctcttcaccctcttatCAAACTTTCCTCTTAAATCATATGAAAACACACATTGCAATATCAGTGATGATCAGTGTGTTCACTTTTAAAAGCTACATCTCACACTATGCGGCTCTCTGGGGAGACGCTATCCTGTACCTCTTGGTGCCGTAGATCCAGGCCACTGACACATTCTCTAGGATGACCACGACAGTGAGTGGCAGACCAGCAGAATAGCCATCAAACATGATGACAAAGTAGTTCCCAGAGCACTGGACGAAGAGCAGGCCACAGATAAAGGCTATGATACAGCAGCACACTGAAAACAGATAAACAGATAAAACTACACTTTATGGAACAATGCAGACTatgaaaagacacacacacacagatgcatacacacacacacgtacattgtaatgttgtaatattgttgtattgtgGTATTATAcacagtggtataaagtacttactgtaagtaaaaatacattaaagtactacttaagtcatttttttgggtatctgtactttactttactatttatacttattttacttcactacactcctaaagaaaataatgtattttttactccatacattttcactgacacccaaaagtactcgttacattttgaatgcttctcaagagaacatccctggtcatccctactgcctctgatctggtggactcactaaacacacatgttcCGTTTGTAAATTATTTTTCAGTGtggccctggctatccgtaactttaaaaaacaagaaatggtgccgtctggcttgcttaatataaggaatttgaaatgatttatacttttgatacttaagaatatttaaaaccaaatacttttagactcaaGTAGTAtgtacttttacttgagtcattttctattaactaaagtatctttacttttactcaagtatgacaattgggtactttttccaccactgatgatacattttgtattgtagatatgtagtggtcgtttagtgttgtaataatgtgttgtatgatCTACTGTTTTATCATTTAATTGTTTTGTGTAACTGCCTTAATCTTGTTTGGATCCAAGGAagggtagctgctgccttggcaggaactaatggagatccttaataaatacaaatacagatacagagaaatagacagagggaATTGGAGCAAGATGAGGTAGCTAAAAGCATTAGTCTGAAAGTGTGCAGTGTCTGCAGCTTTTATATAGCGTCTTCCTCACAGGTGAATTGGTAGTGGAGTTGAATAACCTTCACATTATGTAAAACCTTTTGTCTGCTTGGATGACAGTCTTTACTGTATGTATGCAACATTGCTGTTATTGCTATTACTTTGTAATCAGCCCTGAAAGGACTACAACAATAGAACAAAAAATGAGTCATCCTTAATAATCTCAGAATTTGTGAGTCTTACCTAGTTCCCCACTCTGTCTTGGGTAAAAGTGCTGAATTTGTGTATGAAACTATgatagaggagaatgggagagccATAGTTGGTTTTAGGGCTGACCTGTGAAGAGCTCCTTCTAGATCTTGTAGGTGTCGAGGACGGGCGTGGTGATGCCTGTCATGGTGCCGATCATACTGCCCAGGCCCAGGTTGATGAGCATGAAGAAGAACGTGAAGGACCAGAAGGGAGAGGCCGGGAAATGAGTCATGGCCTCTGTGAAGGCAATGAAGGCCAAGCCTGTACCCTGCACTGACTgcaaagagagggatggatatagagagaaagaaaagagtggaggagagagggagcaaaagAGGACCAAGAGattgtgatagagagagggagaggggaccgAAGAGACAAAAAGGAGTTTAATAAGTACAGCATAAGGATGACTAGAAAAGCCTAGTTGGTATGGTGTTGTGAAGATCATATTCAGATCCAGTTGATGATGGATGATGTAGAGCTCACAGACCAGACAAACAGACCCACTGCACCTTGTTGAGCTCATCCTCCAGAACACAAGGGTCCAGGCCCAGCTTGGCGAAGCTGCCTTCCTTCAACGTCTTGATGACACCGTAAATCTCAGTGTAGTCTACGGTGGACAGCTGGGAGAAGTTCACGTGTGGCAGAATGAGGTCATGACTCAGCACGTTAGAGTTCAGGCAGCCAATGATCTTCTCTGCATTTCTGAAGGGACCACCGCGAATCATGTTAGTGCACAAGATGAAACGTACTGCAAAAGTCCTGACTCTGATCACAGAGAGGGCACGATAATAAATGTATGGTGTGAGCAAAGAGTGGTTTCATTCTGGATTAGACATCATACATTTCCTCCACTATCACTAGGGGAGAagagggtaagttgagccattttttacattcagcatcactccgtcaagggaaatatagttttctttctaacaaagatacctatatatattttagaaggTTGTGAATATTGTTTGTATGTGCCAATTCGTAGGTAAGTTCTGTGCATTTCAGGCTACTAAGCCCATGAATATGGTCTGTGAGATTCTTGATATGTTTagcaagctcagactccatgtcatcagataagaccttgtgtgcctctgctactctgtcacagCCTCTCTTTTGCACAGGTACAggtattgttttttgttgttgtcaatgtACCTCTTCAATGTCATTCAGTCAATTTTTTCATCCCTTGCCTCCTGCTCGAATGGACTTCTTCCTTTCTCTCACTTCATTGGCTGCTCTCTCAAGAACCTCAAGGGGGGCGATACCATTGCCCTTTATATGTCTGTATGCACAGGATATGATGATGTCTTCTCTGTAACAATAAAATGCACTTGAGTTCATACGCATGACACATTGCAAAAATACTATCAGTTTTATGCATAAAACTGACCAAATGTAATCATCGTTTGTATGGGGTatggtggccattggctcaacttaccccaaggcaaacattttgactatattaacCCACACAGCTACagggatgcactttcatgctaggtttaggaacTCATATGGTGGCTTATaaagaccccaactgatgtataaaacaatcttaaaaatatatactttgatttagatacaagcatcatgacaCAATAACTTATAACACAATACACTCATTTGACTTTGTGAAAACCAGTTTTCagttttttggacctaacttgccTACCACTTTTTCGATGTGGTTTCTTCATTCATACTCTATGAAATTATGACCTCGTCCTAAATATTTGGCCACATtattcattttgtgtatggtttcctagaaacaagggtggctcaacttatCCCTTTGACTCAACTTACCCTACGTCCGATAGGGCAGTTGATTTGAACTCACACTATGACATACTTCACATTCATAAGGTTTGCCTTGAAGCCCAGCACGGCGAACACCACCAGAGTAGCCAGGATGGAGGTGAAAAGGTTTATAAAGGAGACGAGCATGGCGTCAAAGTGGCAGTTGTTGTCTATCTTGTTGTAGCTGGAGAAGGTGATGACTCCACCGAAGCAGGCCAAGGGCAGAAAACACCTGTGTGGCTGCCTCCCTCCACACCTGGGGCTCCAGCATCTTCTCCAGCTtgaacacactataacacactgatgGACTGGTtggggcctgtaagtaagcatttcactgtaaggttgtattcagcgcacatgacaaataaacttagatttgattTGGTTTTAATTATTAGAAATGTTTATAAATTATATAGGGGTAGTGTTAGAGAATTTCCAGTCATCTGGTGATTTTCAGTACCTGTACTGTTCTCTTTGAAGTAGAAATCGATATAAGGTTAAATATTAGACATGTGTAAGCAGAATGAAGGCTGAGCCTATGTGAATGTACAAAGCTGGATCAACATCAAGTTAACCATTAGACATGTAAAAAACAGAACGTAAGCAGAGTAGACGAGGCAAGGTAGACCAACACAAGACGTGACTGGTCTGGGTCATATCTGATCTTGTGAAGGCTACTGGACATGCACATGGGTTAGTCATACATAGACAACATCGGCCTGAACTTGTGAAGACCTTTGGACAGGAACAATAGATAATCAGTTATAGGCACCATTAGGCAGTTCATTAGGCAGTTCAGTAGGACACCAGTTCGATAGAACTCCAGTTCAGTCGGACTCCAGTTCAGTCGGACTCCAGTTCAGTCGGACTCCAGTTCAGTAGGACTCCAGTTCAGTAGGACTCCAGTTCGATAGAACTCCAGTTCAGTCGGACTCCAGTTCAGTAGGACTCCAGTTCAGTAGGACTCCAGTTCAGTAGGACTCCAGTTCAGTAGGCTAATATTCCAGAGCAATTTTTTGTCATGTCATGTTCTTTAAAAGTACAGCCTGTCATATATCTTCCCTACACTCTTTTGACTCTCCCCCAtgcccccagcccctctccccacgcaccctgcccctctccccattGTCCCCTGCCACTCTTCCCGACGCCCCCTGCCCCTCTTCCCACACCCAGTGCCCTTCTCCCTCAcacccctgcccctctcccccatcccaccTGCCCCTCTCCCCCACAAACCCTCCACTTCTCCTCACAGCGTTTCCTACCTTTCCGGAGGATGCGATACCTCTGATGACAGCCAGGCAGACGATGATCCAGGCCACCAGCAGAGACAGGGTCATCTTGACGTTCAGGCCGCCGCTGTCTGCGATGGTGCTGGTAGTGTTCAGGGTCTGGCGGTACCAGAAGTAGATGGTGGCCGAGCTTCTCTCACACTCAGGATCCACGACtgcagaggggtgagggggagggtcagtgaggggcagggagagagaggggggagagtaaagggatagagggagtagaAGGGTGAaggatagagagcagagagaaatatAATAAGGGAGAGAATATTTACACAGGGACCAAATCCCCTCTGCCCTCTGGATTGGCTCTCCCAGACTGACATTAGTAAGGTAAACCAACCTGGagtcaggggtagacgtaacagggGTAGAAGTAAATGAAAATGACGGGACactgaaattagtatgatatgttacgtttgttatggtatgtattaatttgtggatgtccatcatccatttcgtatgatatgttacaaattacagttagtatgatatgttatgaattacagtTACACCTGCATGAATGATGGGGTCTatgatatgatatgttatgaattaaagttagtatgatatgttacgaattgagATTTGTACAATATGTTCCGAATTTGCAATACATATGGTATGTTATGAATTTCAATTTGTTGtgagtaacgttagctaggtggctaggtgcTAATgccaatgttagctaggtggctaacattagctaggctaggggttaaggttagggttaaggctaagagttaggttaaagggttagggttagctaacataataagcagttgcaaagtagctaaaaagtagttagTAGTTGCAGACCTCATTTCATTTtcgccttaagtaaccttctgtcttgtTTGGGTTTCCATTTACTATgtttagtctatgagaccagcctGGGTAAACAAGGTCATTCTTTTACTTGGTATGCACAGTGTGAGCACTCATTCAGGACTCTTTAGATGTATCTGTGCTCATATTTTCACCTTTTATAGTTAaaccttggggaaatgacacaTGGATTTAAGTCTGGAAAAAGCAGTCTTGCAGATGTactgcacaaatacacacacatggacacacatgcatgcacgcacagaAATGGCCTGCTCAACTAAGTGTACCAGGCTCTATTTATGTCAGGTAGATGGCAATGTTCTGCAGAGGAAATAAAATAGCCTCCTCCATAATTATATTTTTATCCTCTCTTACTTCCTCTCTCTATGAATGATGGCATTCAATGTTATATTCAGTGACTCTGTCGATCtgcgcccctctctctctctccctcccttatcTCGTGCATCTCCCTCCTTTCCTACATGTTGCTCCAGAAGCACCAAACTGTATTAATAGTGAAAGCTACAGTAGGTCTGAATGACCTTGGTCTGTGTTCTTTAGGTGATTTGACCCTGTCGGTGCCAATGTGAACCACAGTCTATCTGATGTGGTTAGTACAGACATGTAACCCCGGGGCCAGGCCAGAGTGGGTGCAAAGCAGTGTGGTCCTGGGGTCTCACACACCTGCATGAATGATGGGGTCTACCATTCACTACGACCATGGCGAGAGATCACTTTTTAACACAGGGTTAAAGACAATGCTACAGACAACCTTTAATGCCACTAGGAAAAATTAATATACCACTATACTGTAGTGTCAGAGGTTACCTGGCATGGTGTAATAAACCACCATTAGTTAACAGTGATGTACAATTAAACCTATGGGGAATCACATACAATACTAGCATTTGTATGAAGTATTGTATGATTACACAATACCATGATGACTTGCTAAACCATGCCTTATGCCTCTGTCTCAGCGTAAGAACCATGATCACTGGTGGCTGACTGTCTCATACTGCTGAGACAGGtaaggggcagaggagaggagaggaaaggaaaggagaggagaagtgaggaAAGGAGAtcagaagacaggagaggaaaagaggaggagacgaaaagagaagagagaagaggaaagagaagagaggaaaagagatcagaagagaggagaggaaaagaggaggagacaaaaagagaagagagaagaggagaggaaaagagaagagaggcgCTGAGTGATTTTATTATCACCACTTCTAATCTAATAGAATCTTAGAGGACTTAAATCTGTGTCACGTTCt contains:
- the LOC121846798 gene encoding sodium-dependent neutral amino acid transporter SLC6A17-like yields the protein MTLKRNAEKIIGCLNSNVLSHDLILPHVNFSQLSTVDYTEIYGVIKTLKEGSFAKLGLDPCVLEDELNKSVQGTGLAFIAFTEAMTHFPASPFWSFTFFFMLINLGLGSMIGTMTGITTPVLDTYKI
- the LOC121838774 gene encoding sodium-dependent neutral amino acid transporter B(0)AT2-like, encoding MQVCETPGPHCFAPTLAWPRGYIVPSFSFTSTPVTSTPDSRLVYLTNVSLGEPIQRAEGIWSLCKYSLPYYISLCSLSFTLLLPLSLYSPPSLSLPLTDPPPHPSAVVDPECERSSATIYFWYRQTLNTTSTIADSGGLNVKMTLSLLVAWIIVCLAVIRGIASSGKAPTSPSVCYSVFKLEKMLEPQVWREAATQVFSALGLLRWSHHLLQLQQDRQQLPL